The genomic stretch TCAGCGACATCCCCGCCGAGGCCCGGCGCTGCGCCCAGTGCACCTCCGAGCTGGTGCCCGAGTCGGAAAAACCCAGGTAGTCACCCGCTTACCCGACCCCGCGGCGCGCGGTCGCAGAGCGGGTTCGGCAAGATGGACCGATGAGCGTTGAGTTGATGGTCTGGGACGAGCCAGTGCCGATCAGCAGGGACCAGGCCCGCGCCGCCTACTTGGCGGTCAAGCGGACCGAGCCGGTGGCCGGGGACGTGCCCGGCGTCGCCAAGGAGCTGCCCGGGGAGGTCACGGTCTATCCGGGGCACGTCCTGGTGACGATGGATCTGGACACGATGGACGAGACGTCCGCGCAGGTGTTCACGATCGCGCGGGCGCACGGGCTGGTCTGCTACGACCCTCAACGCGACCTCGTCCACAACGTGGCGCCGCTGGGCGTCTACGAGGGCATGCAGCTGCACACCGGGGACGGGATGATGCTGCACGATCCGGACCTCGGCTTGGTGCACGACGTGCTGGCCACCTTGTCCCCGCAGAACCCGTTCGTCGCCCTGGTGAACTTCGGCCGCCACTTCCTGCAGGTCTCGCCGGGCTACGAGCTGGAGTACAAGGAAGGGACGCTCGTCCGCACGGTGGTGCCGGAGCTGGAGGAGGTGCGGCAGGCGTTCCAGGAGTACGCCACCGGCGAGCGCGGGTTCCTGACCCGCCATGCGTGGTCGTCCTGAGCCGGGGCTCCTTGCAGCGGAGACACCACTACGATCGTCGCCATGAGTGATGAACCGAAATTCCTGCGTCTCACGGTCGAGCTGACCGTCGAGGTGCTTGACATCGACGCGCTGCAGGCGGCGGCGCTGGCCGAGATCCGGCACCCCGACGCCGACCTCACCGAGGAGGAGCGTACGGAGCAGGCCGAGCTCGTCAACGCCGACGACAGCGGCGCTTCGGCGCTGCAGTGGCTGATCGAGCCGGACCACGTGCTGGCGCTGGTCGACCACATCTCCGAGATCGAGCCGCGCGAGGCCGTGCTCGGGGTGGAGCCGTCGGAGGGGCCCGGCGAGGAAGAGGACGAGGAGGAGCACCACCACGTGTGACCAGCACGTGAGCGGTTTGGGCGGTGGCCACGGCGTTCAGAGACGTCGTGGCTTTTCGCATGTCGCTCGCTAAGATCGAAACCCATACGCCGAGCCGCAAGGGACACGCAGTGATCGTCGCATTCTCCATCACCCCGCTGGGCGTCGGCGAAGGTGTCGCCGAGCCCGTCGCCCGTGCCGTCAAGGTGGTCCGCTCCAGCGGTCTGCCCAACCGGACCGACGCGATGTTCACCACGATCGAGGGCGAGTGGGACGAGGTCATGGACGTCATCAAGCGGGCCGTGGAGGCGGTGGCGGAGGTCGCACCCCGGGTGAGCCTCGTGCTCAAGGCCGACGTGCGGCCGGGGATCACGGACGGCATGACCTCCAAGGTCGAGTCCTTGGAACGCCACCTGTCCGAGTAGTCCCACCCCACTGACACACCGGGGGATACCCGTCAGCCAAGTCGCGACATATCTTGACTCTCGCGATCGACGCGACATATCGTGTCTTCGACCGACAGACGCGATAGTACGCGTTCTCGAAGGAGGAGAGCAATGGAGCATGAGCGAGTGCCGGTCCTCGTGGTCGGCGGCGGGTATGCGGGGTTGAGCGCCGCGCTGCTCCTGGCCTGGCGCGACGTGCCCGTCATGCTGGTCGAACGGCACCCGAGCACCTCGGTCCAGCCCAAGGCGTTCGGCGTCGGTCCGCGAGCCGT from Nonomuraea polychroma encodes the following:
- a CDS encoding MTH1187 family thiamine-binding protein, which translates into the protein MIVAFSITPLGVGEGVAEPVARAVKVVRSSGLPNRTDAMFTTIEGEWDEVMDVIKRAVEAVAEVAPRVSLVLKADVRPGITDGMTSKVESLERHLSE